The Cryomorphaceae bacterium 1068 genome window below encodes:
- the ccoN gene encoding cytochrome-c oxidase, cbb3-type subunit I: MKLEKFYYDNQIVKLFAYATILWAVVGMLVGLYAAFSLVYPGLSMGIEYTTFGRIRPLHTNAIIFAFVGNGIFTGVYYSLQRLLKARMWSDKLSKINFWGWQLIIVAAAISLPLGLTTSKEYAELEWPIDIAIALIWVVFGWNMMMTIIKRRERHLYVAIWFYIATFVTVAVLHIVNSFELPISFMKSYSWYAGVQDALVQWWYGHNAVAFFLTTPYLGLMYYFIPKAANRPVYSYRLSIIHFWALIFLYIWAGPHHLLYTSLPDWAQSLGTVFSIMLIAPSWGGMLNGLLTLRGAWDKVRENPVLKFMVVAVTAYGMSTFEGPMLSIKSINAISHFTDWTIAHVHIGGLGWNGFLTFGMLYWLIPKMWQTKLHSIKLANVHFWLGTLGIVFYALPLYWAGFTQWAMWQEFSKDGFLVYGNFLETVTQILPMYFMRAIGGTLYLTGTIVMIYNLRVTIKQGSFQKEEAAEAPALEGEYTGPKEHWHRPIERKPVQLLILSLVVILIGGAIEMVPTFLVKSNIPTISSVKPYTPLELHGRDVYIQEGCNNCHSQMVRPFRYETERYGEYSKAGEFVYDHPFLWGSKRTGPDLHRVGGKYPDSWHYNHMIEPDRMSPNSIMPVYGFLIDHNVDTSTTVAKINAMRTLGVPYPEGYELIANDDVKAQQMQIVESLRGDEIEADPNTELVALIAYLQRLGTDIAMADESKTAEKQ, encoded by the coding sequence ATGAAGCTTGAAAAGTTTTACTACGATAATCAAATCGTTAAGCTCTTTGCCTACGCTACCATACTTTGGGCAGTCGTAGGAATGTTGGTCGGCTTATATGCCGCTTTTTCTTTGGTTTACCCGGGGCTCTCAATGGGAATCGAGTACACCACTTTTGGTAGGATAAGACCTCTCCATACCAATGCCATCATTTTTGCATTCGTGGGTAATGGAATTTTTACCGGGGTTTACTATTCCCTCCAGCGCTTGCTCAAAGCGAGAATGTGGAGCGATAAGCTTTCCAAGATCAACTTCTGGGGTTGGCAGCTTATTATCGTTGCCGCGGCCATCAGTCTGCCCCTTGGTCTTACCACCTCAAAAGAATATGCCGAACTAGAATGGCCAATTGACATCGCCATTGCCTTGATCTGGGTTGTTTTCGGTTGGAACATGATGATGACCATCATCAAGCGTCGCGAAAGACACCTCTACGTGGCCATCTGGTTCTATATCGCCACATTCGTTACGGTAGCGGTTTTGCATATTGTTAACTCTTTTGAACTTCCAATTTCTTTCATGAAATCCTACTCTTGGTACGCAGGAGTTCAGGATGCCTTGGTGCAATGGTGGTACGGTCACAATGCCGTAGCTTTCTTCTTAACTACTCCGTATCTGGGACTGATGTATTACTTCATTCCCAAAGCTGCAAATCGACCTGTCTACTCTTACCGACTGTCCATCATTCACTTCTGGGCCTTAATTTTCCTATACATCTGGGCGGGTCCTCACCACTTGCTCTATACTTCGCTTCCCGATTGGGCGCAAAGTTTAGGTACGGTATTTTCTATCATGCTTATCGCACCGAGTTGGGGTGGTATGCTCAACGGTCTTCTCACCTTGAGAGGTGCTTGGGATAAAGTGCGAGAAAATCCGGTATTGAAATTTATGGTGGTGGCCGTTACTGCTTATGGTATGTCCACTTTCGAAGGTCCGATGCTCTCTATCAAGAGTATCAATGCCATCAGTCACTTTACCGACTGGACCATTGCTCACGTTCATATCGGTGGCCTGGGATGGAATGGATTCCTCACTTTCGGTATGCTATACTGGCTGATACCAAAAATGTGGCAAACGAAACTTCACTCTATCAAGTTGGCCAACGTGCACTTCTGGTTGGGAACACTTGGTATTGTGTTCTACGCACTACCACTCTATTGGGCAGGATTTACTCAATGGGCTATGTGGCAAGAATTCAGCAAAGATGGATTCTTGGTTTATGGTAACTTCCTTGAAACGGTAACGCAGATCTTGCCCATGTACTTCATGAGAGCAATCGGTGGAACCCTATACTTGACTGGTACAATCGTAATGATTTATAACCTCAGAGTTACGATCAAACAAGGTAGCTTCCAGAAAGAAGAAGCGGCAGAAGCTCCTGCACTTGAAGGCGAGTACACAGGTCCTAAAGAACACTGGCATCGTCCGATTGAGCGCAAGCCTGTTCAGCTTTTAATTCTTTCTCTTGTCGTTATTTTGATTGGTGGTGCAATAGAAATGGTTCCGACTTTCTTGGTGAAATCCAATATCCCTACTATTTCTTCTGTGAAACCCTACACTCCGCTCGAATTGCACGGTAGAGATGTATACATCCAAGAAGGATGTAACAACTGCCACTCGCAGATGGTCCGTCCGTTCAGGTACGAAACCGAGCGCTATGGAGAGTATTCCAAAGCAGGAGAATTCGTTTACGATCACCCGTTCCTATGGGGCTCGAAACGAACAGGTCCCGACCTTCATCGAGTGGGAGGAAAGTATCCTGACTCTTGGCATTACAATCACATGATTGAGCCGGATAGAATGTCGCCAAACTCGATTATGCCTGTCTATGGTTTCTTAATAGACCATAATGTTGATACGTCTACCACGGTGGCCAAGATTAATGCCATGCGAACATTGGGAGTTCCTTATCCTGAAGGTTACGAGCTTATCGCCAACGATGACGTTAAGGCGCAGCAAATGCAAATTGTGGAAAGCTTGCGAGGTGATGAAATAGAAGCTGATCCGAATACGGAATTGGTTGCCCTTATTGCTTACCTGCAAAGGCTGGGTACGGATATCGCGATGGCAGACGAATCAAAAACCGCTGAAAAACAATAA
- a CDS encoding CcoQ/FixQ family Cbb3-type cytochrome c oxidase assembly chaperone — MLKFIKHTMDTIVGIEIFPIISFLIFFSFFIGLLIYVKRLSKSHVETMGALPFESEENSSTSKPNSND; from the coding sequence ATGTTGAAATTCATAAAACACACCATGGATACGATAGTGGGAATAGAGATTTTCCCCATCATTTCCTTCTTGATTTTCTTCAGCTTCTTCATCGGTCTATTGATTTACGTGAAGCGCCTGAGTAAATCTCATGTAGAGACAATGGGAGCGCTTCCTTTCGAATCCGAAGAAAACAGTTCAACATCAAAACCGAATTCCAATGACTAA
- a CDS encoding c-type cytochrome translates to MTKKKNVLMAAAVLLTSLPVAAAEPESGFSSLMEGPNMALAIIAVIQLIAIISVGGIIKRLTRNTDYFVKLKQLKENTGAKAVILLMGFMGLASIVNAQEEAVRAEPPTFPEFFQDANTLLLLIVNIVLLLAFLYMTKLLKNTVAMLMPDLEKAPEEETVVEPSKVMHVLTDAVPVEREHEVMMDHEYDGIRELDNNLPPWWVWMFYATIAFGFVYLVYYHVLPYGLTQEEEYLAEVQQAEEAHEAYLAAAKNLVDENNVEFLADASDLKAGKGIFTEKCQQCHAADGGGGVGPNLTDPYWIHGGSIQDIFKTVKYGVPTKGMISWESQLRPIEMAQVASYIKTLEGTTPAAPKDPQGELWTAPGENAAPADSTDQASPEVEEETSEEEAQTAAL, encoded by the coding sequence ATGACTAAGAAAAAAAATGTATTGATGGCTGCAGCGGTACTTTTGACTTCATTGCCCGTGGCTGCCGCAGAACCCGAATCAGGTTTTTCAAGTCTAATGGAAGGACCCAATATGGCTCTCGCGATCATAGCAGTTATTCAATTGATTGCAATCATAAGTGTAGGAGGTATTATCAAACGCTTGACGCGAAACACGGATTACTTCGTAAAGCTCAAGCAGCTTAAAGAGAATACAGGAGCGAAAGCAGTCATCTTATTGATGGGCTTTATGGGATTGGCTTCGATAGTCAATGCACAGGAAGAAGCCGTTCGCGCCGAGCCGCCCACTTTCCCTGAGTTTTTTCAAGATGCAAATACCTTGCTTCTGCTCATTGTCAATATTGTGTTGCTATTGGCATTTCTCTACATGACCAAGCTGTTGAAAAACACAGTAGCCATGTTAATGCCCGATTTGGAAAAAGCGCCTGAAGAGGAGACTGTTGTTGAACCAAGCAAAGTGATGCATGTCCTTACTGATGCTGTGCCTGTTGAGAGAGAGCATGAAGTAATGATGGACCATGAATACGATGGTATTCGCGAGTTGGACAACAACCTTCCACCATGGTGGGTATGGATGTTCTATGCCACCATCGCATTTGGGTTTGTATACTTGGTTTATTACCACGTTTTGCCTTACGGACTTACCCAAGAGGAAGAATACTTGGCAGAGGTGCAGCAGGCTGAAGAAGCCCATGAGGCCTATTTGGCTGCCGCCAAAAACTTGGTAGACGAAAACAATGTGGAGTTTCTTGCCGATGCCTCTGATTTGAAAGCGGGCAAAGGAATCTTTACCGAAAAGTGCCAGCAATGCCATGCCGCTGATGGTGGTGGAGGAGTAGGTCCAAACCTTACCGATCCATACTGGATTCACGGAGGTTCGATACAAGATATCTTCAAGACGGTTAAGTACGGAGTTCCTACCAAAGGGATGATTTCTTGGGAGTCTCAACTCAGACCGATTGAAATGGCTCAAGTAGCCAGCTACATCAAAACACTTGAAGGAACGACTCCCGCAGCTCCGAAGGATCCGCAAGGAGAATTATGGACCGCACCCGGTGAAAATGCCGCCCCTGCAGATTCTACCGATCAAGCCAGCCCGGAAGTTGAAGAAGAAACTAGTGAAGAAGAGGCCCAAACGGCCGCACTTTAA
- the ccoG gene encoding cytochrome c oxidase accessory protein CcoG, translated as MEVEKVYQEKSFRDSIGTIDEEGKRKWLFPKKPAGYFTKWRTWVSYVLLAFLFLAPFVRISGQPLLQFNLLERKFIIFGQIFWPQDFHLFVLAMITLVIFITLFTVVYGRLFCGWVCPQTIFMEHVFRKIEYAIDGTWKEQMRLKKSGWTKEKIWKRTLKHVIFFAISFLIANTFLAYIIGSDALIDIITEPVTAHVGGLAAITVFSGVFYGVFAFFREQVCIAVCPYGRLQGAMLDRQSVVVAYDYGRGETRGKIRKNEERSEVGKGDCIDCGHCVHVCPTGIDIRNGTQLECINCTACIDACDEMMEAVNLPKGLIRYTSEEQIATGKPFKFSTRAKAYTALLAVLVAVVVTLLATRTEVEAIILRTPGMLYQTNDDGTISNLYSYKIINKTNFDLELKIEPLEEGFNISMIGDAPSVAMQEVAEGAFFLSADPDMFDKGKVETKVAIYDQNGELLEKIKMRIMGPL; from the coding sequence ATGGAAGTAGAAAAAGTATATCAAGAGAAGAGTTTCCGAGATAGCATCGGAACCATCGATGAAGAGGGAAAGAGAAAATGGCTCTTTCCCAAAAAACCTGCGGGATATTTTACCAAATGGAGAACATGGGTCAGCTACGTTTTGCTGGCCTTTTTGTTCCTCGCACCCTTTGTCAGAATTAGCGGTCAGCCGCTGCTTCAGTTCAATTTATTAGAGCGAAAGTTTATCATCTTTGGTCAGATATTCTGGCCGCAAGATTTTCACCTGTTTGTTTTGGCCATGATCACCCTGGTCATATTCATCACCCTTTTCACGGTCGTTTACGGACGATTGTTTTGTGGTTGGGTTTGCCCCCAAACGATTTTTATGGAACACGTTTTCCGTAAAATTGAGTACGCCATCGATGGAACGTGGAAGGAGCAAATGCGTCTCAAGAAGTCGGGATGGACAAAAGAGAAAATATGGAAGCGCACGTTGAAACACGTCATCTTCTTTGCCATATCCTTTTTGATTGCCAATACATTCTTGGCCTATATCATCGGGAGTGATGCCTTGATCGATATCATCACCGAACCCGTTACCGCTCACGTTGGCGGACTGGCGGCTATCACTGTTTTTTCAGGAGTCTTTTACGGTGTTTTCGCCTTTTTCAGAGAGCAAGTTTGCATTGCAGTTTGTCCTTATGGAAGGCTTCAAGGAGCAATGCTCGATCGTCAATCCGTTGTGGTAGCATACGATTATGGAAGAGGAGAAACGCGCGGTAAGATTCGAAAGAATGAAGAGCGAAGCGAAGTGGGCAAAGGCGACTGTATCGATTGCGGCCACTGTGTGCATGTTTGTCCTACAGGAATTGATATCAGAAACGGAACACAACTGGAGTGCATCAACTGTACTGCTTGTATTGATGCCTGCGACGAAATGATGGAGGCGGTAAATTTGCCGAAAGGCTTAATCCGCTACACCAGCGAAGAGCAAATCGCCACAGGGAAACCATTTAAGTTTTCTACTCGAGCCAAAGCTTACACCGCCTTGCTCGCAGTATTGGTAGCGGTGGTGGTCACTCTTCTGGCCACGCGCACCGAGGTTGAAGCGATCATTCTCAGAACACCGGGGATGCTCTACCAAACCAACGATGATGGAACGATCAGCAACCTTTACAGCTACAAGATTATCAATAAAACCAACTTCGATCTTGAATTGAAAATCGAGCCATTGGAAGAGGGATTCAACATCAGCATGATTGGCGATGCGCCCAGCGTAGCGATGCAAGAAGTTGCTGAGGGCGCCTTTTTTCTGAGTGCCGACCCTGATATGTTTGATAAAGGAAAGGTAGAGACGAAGGTGGCAATCTACGACCAAAACGGCGAATTGCTCGAGAAGATTAAAATGAGAATAATGGGACCACTTTAA
- a CDS encoding FixH family protein, whose amino-acid sequence MNWGHKIAIVYGLFVAFMIGMLIMSMNYDNDLVTEDYYAKELAYQDKIDAGQNLAQADFDVEVKMVDGKLKLLFDRLPAVHTVSGEVKFYKPDNEKMDETHPIIMEANSNEMEISSKGKQGRYKVQVTFELEGKSFYKEQELVL is encoded by the coding sequence ATGAATTGGGGACATAAAATTGCCATTGTTTATGGGCTGTTTGTAGCCTTCATGATCGGGATGCTCATCATGAGCATGAACTACGACAATGATTTAGTGACTGAAGATTACTACGCCAAAGAGCTGGCTTATCAAGATAAGATTGACGCCGGGCAGAACTTGGCCCAAGCTGATTTTGATGTGGAGGTCAAAATGGTCGATGGGAAGTTAAAACTGCTTTTCGACCGTTTGCCCGCAGTTCACACTGTATCGGGAGAAGTGAAGTTTTACAAGCCCGATAACGAAAAAATGGATGAGACCCATCCGATTATTATGGAAGCCAATTCCAACGAGATGGAAATTTCATCTAAGGGAAAACAAGGCCGATATAAGGTTCAGGTGACCTTTGAATTGGAAGGAAAGAGCTTTTATAAAGAACAAGAATTGGTGCTATGA
- a CDS encoding sulfite exporter TauE/SafE family protein, which yields MIFLPALGLGFAGSLHCVGMCGPIAMAIPVGNGSPASQFGNYFLYHFGRISSYALLGFLFGTMGYGLNLAGIQQGLSLAVGLFMVAFIWLPKLFYGMGSGVTRLQSKVTGFMAKRLKTNRPGALLGLGFFNGLLPCGFVYLALAGALVSYNPIEGAVFMALFGLGTTPALLAVAFSGRKFGSLFKARFRKLAPVLATVVALLFILRGLGLGIPYVSPELGTTVQTTNACQ from the coding sequence ATGATATTTCTACCGGCATTGGGATTGGGCTTCGCGGGAAGTTTGCACTGCGTTGGCATGTGCGGACCCATTGCTATGGCTATTCCTGTCGGTAATGGCTCTCCGGCCTCTCAATTCGGTAATTATTTCCTTTATCACTTTGGTAGGATCTCTTCCTACGCCCTGCTCGGATTTCTTTTCGGAACCATGGGATACGGCCTCAATCTCGCGGGAATCCAACAAGGATTGTCTCTTGCGGTAGGACTATTCATGGTGGCGTTTATTTGGTTGCCCAAACTTTTCTATGGAATGGGTAGCGGAGTGACCCGACTGCAGTCAAAGGTGACGGGGTTCATGGCCAAACGACTAAAGACCAATCGCCCCGGAGCACTGCTTGGTTTGGGGTTCTTCAACGGACTTTTGCCTTGTGGCTTTGTCTATCTCGCTTTAGCAGGAGCCTTGGTAAGTTACAATCCCATTGAGGGAGCAGTCTTTATGGCGCTCTTCGGATTGGGAACCACGCCTGCCTTGCTTGCGGTTGCTTTTTCGGGTCGAAAATTTGGTAGCTTATTCAAAGCGAGATTTCGAAAGTTAGCCCCCGTTCTGGCTACCGTTGTGGCTTTACTTTTCATTTTGCGTGGACTAGGCCTCGGAATTCCTTACGTGAGTCCTGAATTAGGAACGACCGTTCAAACAACTAACGCTTGTCAATAA
- the hemN gene encoding oxygen-independent coproporphyrinogen III oxidase: protein MMERLIEKYNVAVPRYTSYPTVPNWNTESFSKKAYLDLIQTDFAKANQAGLSLYIHLPYCESLCTYCGCNTRITVNHAVEAPYIDALIAEWTQYLEIFGNKPKIREIHLGGGTPTFFAPSELKRLIKAIFAKAEISEDASFSFEAHPSNTTEEHLSVLASIGFDRLSLGVQDFDPKVQEAINRRQTPEDVERVTDQARKLGYRSVNFDLVYGLPFQTEVGVMNAVDEVIRLRPDRIAFYSYAHVPWKRPGQRAYDENDLPQGEEKLNLFVKGRERLMEAGYVPIGFDHFALPQDSLYRAYENGTMHRNFMGYTDLRTDFLIGLGVSSISDVGTAFAQNAKSVEGYIEQVQSGELPIVKGHLLEEMESIIRGHILNLTCKHKTSWASAPQLEQSYMRNCLRKLDEAEVDGLVERTFDQIKMTELGKLFVRNICAAFDKDYQGDTVLKKYSMGV from the coding sequence ATAATGGAGCGATTAATTGAAAAATACAACGTTGCGGTTCCGAGATATACGAGTTACCCGACAGTACCCAATTGGAATACAGAATCCTTTAGCAAGAAGGCTTACCTCGATTTGATCCAAACAGATTTCGCGAAAGCCAATCAAGCCGGATTGTCGCTGTATATTCATTTGCCTTATTGCGAAAGCCTCTGTACCTATTGCGGATGCAATACGCGAATAACAGTTAATCATGCTGTGGAGGCGCCGTATATCGATGCCCTCATTGCTGAATGGACCCAGTATCTAGAGATTTTTGGAAACAAACCAAAAATCCGAGAGATCCACCTTGGAGGTGGAACACCTACCTTTTTTGCTCCTTCTGAATTGAAGCGACTAATAAAAGCCATTTTTGCGAAAGCCGAAATATCAGAAGATGCCTCCTTCAGCTTTGAAGCTCATCCATCAAACACCACCGAAGAGCATCTATCCGTTCTTGCTTCAATCGGGTTTGATCGTTTGAGCTTAGGCGTTCAGGATTTTGACCCGAAAGTTCAAGAAGCCATTAATCGCCGCCAAACTCCCGAAGATGTTGAGCGTGTGACTGATCAAGCCAGAAAGCTGGGCTACCGCTCCGTGAATTTCGACTTGGTTTATGGATTGCCTTTTCAAACTGAAGTAGGAGTAATGAATGCGGTGGATGAGGTTATTCGTCTTAGGCCCGATCGTATCGCTTTTTACAGCTACGCTCACGTTCCTTGGAAACGACCCGGTCAGCGCGCATACGATGAAAACGATTTGCCGCAAGGTGAAGAAAAGCTCAACCTTTTTGTGAAGGGGCGGGAGCGATTGATGGAAGCGGGATATGTCCCTATTGGATTTGACCACTTTGCTTTACCACAAGATTCATTGTACCGTGCCTACGAGAACGGCACAATGCACCGAAACTTTATGGGTTACACCGATTTGAGAACAGATTTTCTCATCGGTCTTGGCGTAAGCTCTATTAGTGATGTCGGGACAGCTTTTGCTCAAAATGCAAAGTCTGTAGAGGGATACATTGAACAGGTCCAAAGCGGAGAACTTCCCATTGTCAAAGGCCATCTGCTTGAAGAGATGGAGTCAATAATCAGAGGCCATATCTTAAATCTAACTTGCAAGCATAAGACTTCTTGGGCATCTGCACCACAATTAGAGCAATCGTATATGAGAAACTGCTTGCGCAAGCTCGATGAAGCAGAAGTGGATGGCTTAGTGGAAAGAACCTTTGATCAAATTAAAATGACCGAACTAGGAAAACTTTTTGTTCGGAACATCTGTGCAGCATTTGATAAAGACTATCAGGGTGACACAGTATTGAAAAAGTATTCGATGGGAGTGTAA